In Sphingobium sp. B2D3C, a genomic segment contains:
- the lon gene encoding endopeptidase La gives MDVLTTNTANPTSTGAAQPQGAAPGETQPFRPLPEDAIIIVPVRGFVLFPDVVMPLALSRAISVNAAQAAVRESLPIGVLTQRDAGVDAPVPADMHAMGTLANVLRYVTAPDDTHHLILQGETRFRIVEFLEGWPFMVARVEKLAEQEDKTPDVEARLIHVRKQALETVQLLPQAPQGLAEAIQNIASASTLADTVSAYLDVDTTQKQELLETVSLPARLDRVSRLLEQRLQVLRLSAEIGKDVQETLTSRQREAILREQMAAIQRQLGEDDGRAAEIAELTEKIEAAKMPEAVEKEARKELRRLERMPEAAAEHGIIRTYLDWLTELPWDIPEEQPIDIAKARETLDADHYGLDKIKRRIVEYLAVRKLAPGGKAPLLCFAGPPGVGKTSLGQSIARAMGRPFERVSLGGVHDESEIRGHRRTYVGAMPGNIIQAIRKAGRRDCVIMLDEIDKMGRGVQGDPSAAMLEVLDPEQNGSFRDNYLGVPFDLSRVVFIATANMLDTIPGPLRDRMEIITLSGYTEDEKLAIAQRYLVARQLAANGVTAEQVTVDDAVLSEIIRYYTREAGVRNLEREIGKTIRNAAVRIAEGSAAQVSIDVDDLHEVLGDRIFENEVAQRTSVPGVATGMAWTPVGGDILFIEATKMSGSGRLILTGQLGDVMKESAQAALSLLKSRADSLGVSAELLEKSDIHVHVPAGATPKDGPSAGVAMFMALTSLLTGRTVRSDTSMTGEISLRGLVLPVGGIKEKVVAAASAGITRVMLPARNKRDYDDIPANAREKLEFIWLETVEDALAAGLDDPILLAKEPAEPTDA, from the coding sequence ATGGACGTTCTGACCACGAACACCGCCAATCCCACGTCCACCGGCGCCGCGCAGCCCCAGGGCGCCGCGCCCGGCGAGACGCAGCCTTTCCGCCCGCTGCCGGAGGATGCGATCATCATCGTCCCCGTGCGCGGCTTCGTGCTGTTCCCTGATGTGGTGATGCCGCTGGCGCTCAGCCGGGCCATCTCGGTCAACGCCGCACAGGCTGCGGTGCGCGAGAGCCTGCCGATTGGCGTGCTCACCCAGCGCGATGCGGGCGTCGACGCCCCCGTCCCTGCGGACATGCACGCCATGGGCACGCTCGCCAATGTGCTGCGCTATGTGACGGCGCCCGATGACACCCATCACCTCATCCTGCAGGGCGAAACGCGCTTTCGCATTGTCGAGTTTCTGGAAGGCTGGCCGTTCATGGTCGCGCGGGTCGAGAAGCTCGCCGAGCAGGAGGACAAGACGCCGGACGTCGAGGCGCGGCTGATCCATGTGCGCAAACAGGCGCTGGAGACGGTGCAGCTGCTGCCGCAGGCGCCGCAGGGTCTGGCCGAGGCGATCCAGAACATCGCGTCGGCATCGACGCTGGCCGATACCGTTTCCGCCTATCTGGACGTGGATACCACCCAGAAGCAGGAACTGCTGGAGACTGTCTCGCTGCCGGCGCGGCTGGACCGTGTCTCACGGCTGCTGGAGCAGCGCCTGCAGGTGCTGCGCCTCTCGGCCGAGATCGGCAAGGACGTGCAGGAGACGCTGACCAGCCGTCAGCGCGAAGCGATCCTGCGCGAGCAGATGGCCGCCATCCAGCGCCAGCTTGGCGAGGACGATGGCCGTGCGGCGGAAATCGCGGAGCTGACCGAGAAGATCGAGGCCGCCAAGATGCCCGAGGCGGTCGAGAAGGAAGCGCGCAAGGAACTGCGCCGGCTCGAGCGGATGCCCGAGGCCGCCGCCGAGCATGGCATCATCCGCACCTATCTCGACTGGCTGACGGAACTGCCGTGGGACATTCCCGAAGAGCAGCCCATCGACATCGCCAAGGCGCGCGAGACGCTCGATGCGGATCATTACGGCCTCGACAAGATCAAGCGGCGGATCGTCGAATATCTCGCCGTGCGCAAGCTCGCGCCCGGCGGCAAGGCGCCGCTCCTGTGCTTCGCCGGCCCGCCCGGCGTCGGCAAGACCTCGCTCGGCCAGTCCATCGCGCGAGCCATGGGCCGCCCGTTCGAGCGCGTGAGTCTGGGCGGCGTGCATGACGAGTCGGAGATTCGCGGCCACCGCCGGACCTATGTCGGCGCCATGCCCGGCAACATCATCCAGGCGATCCGCAAGGCCGGGCGGCGCGATTGCGTCATCATGCTGGACGAGATCGACAAGATGGGGCGCGGTGTGCAGGGGGATCCTTCGGCCGCCATGCTCGAAGTGCTCGACCCCGAGCAGAACGGCAGCTTCCGGGACAATTATCTCGGCGTGCCGTTCGATCTCTCGCGCGTGGTGTTCATCGCCACGGCCAACATGCTGGACACGATCCCCGGCCCGCTGCGCGACCGCATGGAGATCATCACCCTCTCGGGCTATACCGAGGATGAGAAGCTGGCGATTGCCCAGCGCTATCTCGTCGCGCGCCAACTCGCCGCCAATGGCGTTACGGCCGAGCAGGTGACGGTGGACGATGCCGTGCTGAGCGAGATCATCCGCTATTACACCCGCGAGGCGGGCGTGCGGAACCTGGAGCGGGAGATCGGCAAGACCATCCGCAACGCCGCCGTGCGGATTGCCGAGGGCAGCGCCGCGCAGGTCTCCATCGACGTCGATGATCTGCACGAGGTGCTGGGCGACCGCATCTTCGAGAATGAGGTGGCGCAGCGCACCAGCGTGCCCGGCGTGGCCACCGGCATGGCCTGGACGCCCGTCGGCGGCGACATCCTGTTCATTGAGGCAACGAAGATGTCAGGCTCCGGCCGGCTCATCCTCACCGGCCAGCTCGGCGACGTGATGAAGGAAAGCGCGCAGGCGGCGCTGAGCTTGCTCAAGAGCCGAGCCGACAGCCTCGGCGTCTCGGCGGAGCTGTTGGAGAAGAGCGACATTCACGTCCATGTCCCCGCCGGCGCCACGCCCAAGGACGGGCCAAGCGCGGGCGTCGCCATGTTCATGGCGCTCACCTCCCTGCTCACCGGCCGCACGGTGCGCAGCGATACCTCGATGACCGGGGAGATTTCCCTGCGCGGTCTTGTGCTGCCGGTAGGCGGTATCAAGGAGAAGGTCGTCGCCGCCGCGAGTGCCGGCATCACCCGCGTCATGCTCCCCGCCCGTAACAAGCGCGACTATGACGACATTCCCGCCAATGCGCGGGAGAAGCTGGAGTTCATCTGGCTGGAGACAGTCGAGGATGCGCTCGCGGCGGGGCTGGACGATCCGATCTTGCTTGCCAAGGAGCCTGCCGAGCCGACGGACGCCTGA
- a CDS encoding VOC family protein, whose translation MQQQVAVITLGIGDLARARRFYREGFGWTPVYEGEDILFYQMNGFVLGLWAKDALAQDMQRPVASHGAAPVALAHNVATQAEVAPLIARLVEAGGELLRAADAPPHGGMRGYVADPDGHAWEIAWNPAWPIDAEGRVTFAL comes from the coding sequence GTGCAGCAACAGGTCGCCGTCATCACGCTGGGCATCGGCGATCTGGCACGCGCGCGGCGCTTTTATCGCGAGGGTTTCGGCTGGACGCCGGTGTACGAGGGGGAGGACATCCTCTTCTACCAGATGAACGGCTTCGTCCTCGGGCTTTGGGCGAAGGACGCGCTGGCGCAGGACATGCAGCGCCCAGTGGCTAGCCATGGCGCTGCTCCGGTGGCGCTGGCGCATAATGTCGCGACGCAGGCGGAGGTTGCGCCGCTGATTGCCCGGCTTGTCGAGGCCGGCGGCGAGCTGCTGCGCGCCGCCGACGCGCCGCCCCATGGCGGGATGCGCGGCTATGTTGCCGATCCTGACGGCCATGCCTGGGAGATTGCTTGGAATCCGGCCTGGCCGATCGATGCCGAGGGGCGCGTGACCTTCGCGCTGTGA
- a CDS encoding nuclear transport factor 2 family protein, translating to MTTRTTLTGVALSALMLVAQPAPLLAQHAGHGDQADHARILQEVQDRTQIEKLMWDYVRAADSLNAEAYAAQFTPDGAFNDVKGSEALRKMITAMKTSQEERRAKGEHIGAMHHMMSNQTITFIDRDHAQVNYYWQTVFADRALNPPPRLAAAGRGRDDVVRVNGKWLIQLRNVAVKD from the coding sequence ATGACGACACGCACAACTCTGACCGGCGTGGCGCTGAGCGCACTCATGCTGGTCGCGCAGCCTGCCCCACTGCTCGCGCAACATGCCGGGCATGGCGATCAGGCCGATCACGCCCGCATCCTTCAGGAAGTGCAGGATCGCACCCAGATCGAGAAGCTGATGTGGGATTATGTGCGCGCGGCCGACAGCTTGAATGCCGAGGCCTATGCCGCGCAGTTCACGCCCGACGGCGCCTTCAACGACGTCAAGGGCAGCGAAGCGCTGCGCAAGATGATCACCGCCATGAAGACCAGCCAGGAGGAGCGCCGGGCCAAGGGCGAGCATATCGGCGCGATGCACCACATGATGAGCAACCAGACCATCACCTTCATCGACCGTGACCATGCGCAGGTGAATTATTACTGGCAGACGGTGTTCGCCGACCGCGCGCTCAATCCCCCGCCGCGGCTCGCCGCTGCCGGTCGCGGGCGGGACGATGTGGTGCGCGTCAATGGCAAGTGGCTGATCCAGCTGCGCAATGTCGCGGTAAAGGACTAA
- a CDS encoding nuclear transport factor 2 family protein has product MRVSPTKISLPLIAAALLLSTAPAHAQMRALNDAVVAHPDPESLFTSPDPKLHRNKQTALKIVKELLEANHWDRAPLYLTDRYIQHNPMAGSGLKAVMDFFMNVAKRTPTPIPEKMKTPVVAVQAEGDFVTVSFVREVPYPNDPSKTYTTTWFDMWRFVDGKADEHWDPATLPAAPPPAAAPTAAPAAPSQPVPPPAG; this is encoded by the coding sequence ATGCGAGTCTCCCCAACCAAGATCTCGTTGCCTTTGATCGCCGCCGCGCTGCTGCTGAGCACGGCCCCTGCTCATGCTCAGATGCGTGCACTCAATGACGCGGTGGTGGCGCATCCCGACCCCGAATCGCTGTTCACGAGTCCCGACCCGAAGCTGCATCGCAACAAGCAGACCGCGCTCAAGATCGTGAAGGAGTTGCTGGAGGCCAATCACTGGGACCGCGCGCCGCTGTACCTCACCGATCGCTACATCCAGCATAATCCGATGGCGGGTTCAGGCCTCAAGGCCGTGATGGACTTCTTCATGAACGTCGCCAAGCGCACGCCCACGCCGATCCCTGAGAAGATGAAGACGCCGGTGGTGGCGGTGCAGGCCGAGGGTGATTTTGTGACGGTCAGCTTCGTGCGGGAAGTGCCCTATCCCAACGATCCTTCCAAGACCTACACGACGACCTGGTTCGACATGTGGCGCTTTGTCGATGGCAAGGCCGACGAGCATTGGGACCCGGCGACGCTGCCCGCCGCCCCGCCGCCCGCCGCAGCCCCGACGGCCGCGCCCGCCGCGCCGTCCCAGCCCGTGCCGCCGCCGGCCGGCTGA
- a CDS encoding aspartate/glutamate racemase family protein — MRKLGLIGGISWTSTARYYDLINRSVQRELGGLHSATLLIDSLDFADVARCASANDWDCGAGHMVGAAKRLQAAGAEALMICANSLHKVVPQIEASVDLPVIHIIDEIGARLKADKVKSVALVGTSNVMSDRDYRQHLVQEGGVSLLPAEADLAEGIDKLVYTELAAGIITREAERYMKTELTNIAKEDVQAVVLACTELDLIVDVNANVLPIYDSTTIHAEAGARFVLGK; from the coding sequence ATGCGCAAGCTTGGACTGATCGGTGGCATCTCCTGGACGTCCACGGCCCGCTATTACGACCTCATCAACCGCTCCGTGCAGCGCGAGCTGGGCGGGCTGCACAGCGCGACCCTGCTGATCGACAGCCTCGACTTTGCCGATGTCGCCCGCTGCGCCTCGGCCAATGACTGGGATTGCGGGGCCGGCCACATGGTCGGCGCAGCCAAGCGGCTGCAGGCGGCCGGCGCGGAAGCGCTGATGATCTGCGCCAACAGCCTGCACAAGGTGGTGCCGCAGATCGAGGCGAGCGTGGACCTGCCGGTCATCCACATCATCGACGAGATTGGTGCGCGGCTGAAGGCGGACAAGGTGAAATCGGTCGCGCTGGTCGGCACCAGCAATGTGATGAGCGACCGCGATTATCGCCAGCATCTGGTGCAGGAGGGCGGCGTCTCACTGCTGCCCGCCGAGGCCGATCTGGCCGAGGGCATCGACAAGCTCGTCTATACCGAGCTGGCGGCCGGCATCATCACCCGCGAGGCCGAGCGCTACATGAAGACCGAGCTGACCAACATCGCCAAGGAGGATGTGCAGGCCGTGGTTCTCGCGTGCACGGAGCTCGACCTGATCGTGGACGTGAATGCCAATGTGCTGCCGATCTACGACAGCACGACCATCCATGCCGAGGCCGGCGCCCGCTTCGTGCTGGGCAAATAG
- a CDS encoding NAD(P)(+) transhydrogenase (Re/Si-specific) subunit beta gives MLAFLPVGPLAALAYLISGVLFILALRGLSNPESSRRGNRFGMLGMFIAVGTTVATHDAVAMPRIGIAIIIGGVLGFVIARRIAMTAMPQLVAAFHSLVGLAAVLVGVAAFLSPVSFGIADELTGAIHAASRIEMALGVAIGAITFSGSVIAFLKLNGNMSGKPILLPGRHIINIGTLLAILFFTYGFWHSQAPMDFWIILVLAFVIGFLLIIPIGGADMPVVVSMLNSYSGWAAAAMGFTLGNSAMIITGALVGSSGAILSYIMCKAMNRSFISVIAGGFGAEAASGDGEAKEQRPWKRGSAEDAAFLMKQADSVIIVPGYGMAVSQAQHALREMGDMLKAAGVSVKYAIHPVAGRMPGHMNVLLAEANVPYDEVFELEDINSEFAQTDVAFVIGANDVTNPAAKTDKSSPIYGMPILDVANAKTVLFVKRSMGGVGYAGVDNDVFYMDNTMMLLADAKKMVEEIVKSLGH, from the coding sequence ATGCTGGCGTTCCTGCCTGTCGGGCCGCTGGCGGCCCTCGCCTATCTCATTTCCGGCGTGCTGTTCATTCTGGCGCTGCGCGGCCTTTCCAACCCGGAGAGCAGCCGGCGCGGCAATCGCTTCGGCATGCTCGGCATGTTCATCGCGGTGGGCACCACCGTGGCGACGCATGATGCGGTGGCAATGCCGCGCATCGGCATCGCGATCATCATCGGCGGCGTGCTCGGCTTCGTGATCGCGCGGCGGATTGCCATGACGGCGATGCCGCAGCTCGTCGCGGCCTTTCACAGCCTTGTCGGCCTTGCCGCCGTGCTGGTCGGCGTCGCCGCCTTCCTCAGCCCGGTGTCCTTCGGCATTGCTGACGAGCTGACCGGGGCGATCCATGCCGCCAGCCGCATCGAGATGGCGCTGGGCGTCGCGATCGGCGCGATCACCTTCTCGGGCTCGGTCATCGCCTTCCTCAAGCTCAACGGCAATATGAGCGGCAAGCCGATCCTGCTGCCGGGGCGCCACATCATCAACATCGGCACGCTGCTGGCGATCCTCTTCTTCACCTACGGCTTCTGGCACAGCCAGGCGCCGATGGACTTCTGGATCATCCTCGTCCTCGCCTTCGTCATCGGCTTCCTGCTCATCATCCCCATTGGCGGAGCCGACATGCCGGTCGTGGTCTCGATGCTGAACAGCTATTCGGGCTGGGCCGCCGCCGCCATGGGCTTCACGCTCGGCAACAGCGCGATGATTATCACCGGGGCGCTGGTCGGCTCTTCCGGTGCGATCCTCAGCTACATCATGTGCAAGGCGATGAACCGCAGCTTCATTTCCGTGATCGCTGGCGGGTTCGGCGCGGAAGCGGCAAGCGGTGACGGCGAGGCGAAGGAGCAGCGCCCGTGGAAGCGCGGCAGCGCGGAAGACGCGGCCTTCCTGATGAAGCAGGCGGACAGCGTCATCATCGTGCCGGGCTATGGCATGGCCGTCTCCCAGGCGCAGCACGCGCTCCGCGAGATGGGCGACATGCTCAAGGCAGCGGGCGTGAGCGTCAAATATGCCATCCACCCGGTCGCGGGGCGCATGCCCGGCCATATGAACGTGCTGCTGGCCGAAGCCAATGTGCCCTATGACGAGGTGTTCGAGCTGGAGGACATCAACAGCGAGTTTGCCCAGACCGACGTCGCCTTCGTCATCGGCGCCAATGACGTGACCAATCCGGCGGCCAAGACGGACAAGTCCTCGCCGATCTACGGGATGCCGATCCTCGATGTGGCCAACGCCAAGACCGTGCTGTTCGTGAAGCGCTCCATGGGCGGCGTGGGCTATGCGGGGGTGGACAATGACGTCTTCTACATGGACAACACGATGATGCTGCTCGCAGATGCCAAGAAGATGGTCGAAGAGATCGTCAAATCGCTCGGGCACTGA
- a CDS encoding NAD(P) transhydrogenase subunit alpha, producing MDFIAILSIFVLACFVGYYVVWSVTPALHTPLMAVTNAISSVIIVGALIAAAEAGNPLAEWLGLIGVVLASINIFGGFAVTERMLAMYKKKERK from the coding sequence ATGGACTTCATTGCGATTCTTTCGATCTTCGTGCTGGCCTGCTTCGTCGGCTATTATGTCGTGTGGTCGGTCACGCCTGCACTGCATACGCCGCTGATGGCGGTGACCAACGCGATTTCCTCGGTCATCATCGTCGGCGCGCTCATCGCGGCGGCGGAGGCTGGCAATCCGCTGGCTGAGTGGCTGGGGCTGATCGGTGTGGTGCTGGCCTCGATCAACATCTTCGGCGGCTTTGCCGTGACCGAGCGGATGCTCGCGATGTACAAGAAGAAGGAGCGCAAGTGA
- a CDS encoding Re/Si-specific NAD(P)(+) transhydrogenase subunit alpha, which produces MKIAVIRETAAGERRVAASPETVRKFKALGAELAVETGAGLSASVSDAEYEAAGATVTDRAAAVQSAGIILCVQGPEPESIAGAAPGAWLVGSLNPFGERARIDRYAAAGLEALAMEFMPRITRAQSMDILSSQSNLSGYKAVLDAAAEYGRAFPMMMTAAGTVSAARVFVMGVGVAGLQAIATARRLGAQVSATDVRAATKEQIESLGAKPIFVDAVKGIEGEGSGGYATEMSPEYQKAQADLVSSHIAKQDIVITTALIPGRAAPRLISDAQIATMKPGSVIVDLAVEQGGNVEGAVPGEIVERHGVKIVGHRNMPSRLAADTSALFARNLYNFLSAYWDKDANAPVLPDDDEIVKGIRITQGGKVVNERLQTSST; this is translated from the coding sequence ATGAAAATCGCCGTTATTCGCGAGACCGCCGCTGGCGAGCGGCGCGTGGCCGCGTCGCCCGAAACCGTCCGCAAATTCAAGGCGCTCGGTGCAGAGCTGGCGGTAGAAACGGGCGCCGGCCTTTCTGCCAGCGTCTCCGATGCCGAGTATGAGGCCGCGGGGGCGACGGTGACCGACCGCGCCGCCGCCGTGCAAAGCGCGGGCATTATCCTGTGCGTGCAGGGGCCGGAGCCCGAGAGCATTGCAGGCGCGGCGCCCGGCGCATGGCTGGTCGGATCGCTCAACCCATTTGGCGAGCGCGCACGGATCGATCGTTATGCGGCCGCCGGGCTGGAAGCGCTGGCCATGGAGTTCATGCCGCGCATCACCCGCGCGCAGAGCATGGACATTCTCTCCTCCCAGTCCAACCTCTCGGGCTACAAGGCGGTGCTGGACGCCGCTGCGGAATATGGCCGCGCCTTCCCGATGATGATGACGGCTGCGGGCACCGTTTCCGCCGCCCGTGTCTTCGTGATGGGCGTGGGCGTCGCGGGACTGCAGGCCATCGCCACCGCCCGCCGGCTCGGCGCGCAGGTGAGCGCGACGGACGTGCGCGCGGCGACCAAGGAACAGATCGAATCGCTCGGCGCCAAGCCGATCTTCGTGGATGCGGTGAAGGGCATCGAAGGCGAAGGCAGCGGCGGCTATGCCACCGAAATGTCGCCGGAATATCAGAAAGCGCAGGCCGATCTGGTCTCCAGCCATATCGCCAAGCAGGACATCGTGATCACCACCGCGCTGATCCCTGGCCGCGCGGCGCCGCGCCTGATCTCGGACGCGCAGATCGCGACGATGAAGCCGGGCAGCGTGATCGTGGATCTGGCTGTCGAGCAGGGCGGTAATGTCGAGGGCGCGGTGCCAGGCGAAATCGTCGAGCGCCATGGGGTGAAGATCGTCGGCCACCGCAACATGCCCTCGCGCCTCGCGGCGGACACCTCGGCGCTGTTCGCGCGCAATCTCTATAATTTCCTGTCTGCCTATTGGGACAAGGACGCCAATGCGCCGGTGCTGCCGGATGACGACGAGATCGTGAAAGGCATCCGCATCACCCAGGGCGGCAAGGTGGTGAACGAGAGGCTGCAGACAAGCAGCACCTAG
- a CDS encoding aa3-type cytochrome c oxidase subunit IV, producing MAHEQDMNQATGSYSGFVTLMKWGTILSAIAALIVIMIIA from the coding sequence ATGGCGCACGAACAGGACATGAATCAGGCAACCGGCAGCTACAGCGGCTTCGTGACGCTGATGAAGTGGGGCACGATTCTCAGCGCAATCGCCGCGCTCATCGTCATCATGATCATCGCCTGA
- a CDS encoding sigma-54-dependent transcriptional regulator: MTEPENPVLLLVDDEPAQRRLNIAMAHRAGWRAMSASTAEDALELLDSREGARINAVMIDDWTQEGEASDLIRAIGVRRPQLPVLVITANGSAERAVDAMRAGAHDFLIKPIAPDSFLSALQAALNHAGSAGELRPLTEKNRAPLGFDEIVGSSPTFRSALAIAAKAARARVPILIEGESGVGKEVIAHAIHAASPRARAPMVTVNCGAIPSNLVESDLFGHERGAFTGAFDRHVGKFSTANGGTIFLDEISELPLDAQVKLLRVLQDGEIQPVGARLPSQVDVRVIAATNKRLLDEVEAGRFREDLYYRLNVVQLTIPPLRDRRGDIPALARHLLERVVAQPGMRSLGITNEAINLLALHDWPGNVRQLHNTLFRAAVLCEGDALTAADFPQLSGKLNQSEPVRRENGQVTPMVRNAQESGIGVTLYEPNGHLRALADIEADVIRLAIGHYRGRMTEVARRLGIGRSTLYRKLAELGIDTAA, from the coding sequence ATGACCGAACCCGAAAATCCTGTTCTGCTGCTGGTCGATGATGAGCCGGCGCAGCGCCGACTCAATATTGCCATGGCCCATCGGGCGGGCTGGCGCGCGATGAGCGCGAGCACGGCGGAGGATGCACTCGAGCTGCTCGATTCCCGTGAAGGCGCGCGCATCAATGCCGTGATGATCGACGACTGGACGCAGGAAGGCGAGGCCAGCGACCTCATCCGCGCCATCGGGGTCCGTCGCCCGCAATTGCCGGTTCTGGTTATCACCGCCAATGGCTCTGCCGAGCGGGCGGTGGATGCGATGCGGGCCGGCGCGCATGATTTCCTCATCAAGCCGATCGCGCCGGACAGTTTCCTGAGCGCCCTGCAGGCTGCGCTCAACCATGCCGGCAGCGCAGGGGAACTGCGTCCGCTCACCGAGAAGAACCGGGCACCGCTCGGCTTCGACGAGATTGTCGGCTCCTCGCCCACCTTCCGCTCTGCCCTGGCCATCGCCGCCAAGGCGGCGCGTGCCCGCGTGCCCATCCTCATCGAGGGGGAAAGCGGTGTCGGCAAGGAAGTTATCGCCCATGCCATCCACGCCGCCAGTCCGCGCGCCCGCGCGCCGATGGTCACGGTGAATTGCGGTGCGATTCCGTCGAATCTGGTCGAATCGGACCTGTTTGGCCACGAACGCGGCGCCTTTACTGGCGCGTTCGATCGGCATGTCGGCAAGTTCAGCACCGCCAATGGCGGCACGATCTTTCTCGACGAGATCAGCGAATTGCCGCTTGATGCGCAGGTCAAGCTGTTGCGGGTGTTGCAGGATGGCGAGATCCAGCCGGTCGGCGCGCGCTTGCCCAGTCAGGTCGACGTCCGTGTGATCGCCGCCACCAACAAGCGTCTGCTTGACGAGGTGGAGGCAGGGCGCTTCCGCGAAGACCTCTATTACCGCCTCAACGTCGTCCAGTTGACCATTCCGCCGCTGCGGGATCGTCGCGGCGATATTCCTGCGCTGGCGCGTCATCTGCTGGAGCGCGTCGTGGCGCAGCCGGGGATGCGCAGCCTCGGCATCACCAATGAGGCGATCAACCTGCTCGCCCTGCACGATTGGCCGGGCAATGTCCGCCAGTTGCACAACACGCTCTTCCGCGCGGCTGTGCTGTGCGAGGGGGATGCTCTTACAGCCGCGGATTTCCCGCAACTCTCCGGCAAACTCAACCAGAGCGAGCCGGTGCGGCGCGAGAACGGGCAGGTCACGCCCATGGTCCGCAACGCGCAGGAGAGCGGCATTGGCGTCACGCTCTACGAGCCGAACGGCCATCTGCGCGCGTTGGCCGATATCGAGGCCGATGTCATTCGCCTCGCCATCGGCCATTATCGCGGCCGCATGACGGAAGTGGCGCGTCGCCTCGGCATCGGCCGCTCGACGCTCTACCGCAAGCTGGCGGAACTGGGCATCGATACGGCGGCCTGA